In the genome of Hydractinia symbiolongicarpus strain clone_291-10 chromosome 5, HSymV2.1, whole genome shotgun sequence, one region contains:
- the LOC130644832 gene encoding uncharacterized protein LOC130644832 isoform X3, which yields MCKPSEHSIQTKVGQNKCVPCDKCPPGMELSRSCGNRIPYPADVKIECIECKKGTFSIDQSSNNCRPCSPTCSENEEERDKCLPTQNRFCKCRPGLYRDAATNKCSRECCYCERSDIEVEDCANREDGRRCGSDTTDGKCAIKTTSHLFTKATSHSFTKATTTAAPLKENRSENRDWIIGCVIVLFLTILLIYYFRGHICNELRCCFAPESSADGLGQDNVAREDIPLDSRAPSLEDILNVTDVSCVNGCSSSFTHERDSLLTGVTGHQQSDTW from the exons ATGTGTAAGCCATCTGAACATTCAATCCAAACCAAAGTAGGACAAAATAAGTGTGTTCCTTGTGACAAATGCCCACCTGGAATGGAATTAAGTCGCAGTTGTGGGAATAGAATACCTTACCCAGCTGATGTAAAGATTGAGTGCATAGAATGTAAAAAAGGAACATTTTCAATTGATCAATCAAGTAACAATTGTAGGCCGTGTTCTCCAACATGCTcggaaaatgaagaagaaaggGACAAGTGTTTGCCAACACAAAATAGATTTTGCAAATGTCGGCCCGGCCTTTACCGAGATGCTGCAACTAATAAATGTAGCAGAGAATGTTGTTATTGTGAACGAAGCGACATTGAGGTAGAAGATTGTGCAAATAGAGAGGATGGAAGG AGGTGTGGAAGTGATACAACAGATGGGAAATGTGCAATAAAAACTACCAGCCATTTGTTTACAAAAGCGACCAGCCATTCGTTTACAAAAGCGACAACAACAGCTGCTCcattaaaagaaaatagaaGTGAAAACAGAGACTGGATCATTGGGTGTGTTATTGTCTTGTTCCTGACTATCTTGTTAATCTATTATTTCAGAGGACATATTTGCAATGAACTAAGATGTTGTTTTG CTCCAGAATCTTCTGCTGATGGACTTGGACAAGATAATGTTGCAAGAGAAGat attccgTTAGATTCAAGAGCGCCTTCTTTGGAAGATATTCTTAATGTAACCGATGTTTCATGCGTTAACGGATGTTCCTCCTCTTTCA
- the LOC130644832 gene encoding uncharacterized protein LOC130644832 isoform X1, with amino-acid sequence MSHLVIWSFLLVCFILVFDCKMCKPSEHSIQTKVGQNKCVPCDKCPPGMELSRSCGNRIPYPADVKIECIECKKGTFSIDQSSNNCRPCSPTCSENEEERDKCLPTQNRFCKCRPGLYRDAATNKCSRECCYCERSDIEVEDCANREDGRRCGSDTTDGKCAIKTTSHLFTKATSHSFTKATTTAAPLKENRSENRDWIIGCVIVLFLTILLIYYFRGHICNELRCCFAPESSADGLGQDNVAREDIPLDSRAPSLEDILNVTDVSCVNGCSSSFTHERDSLLTGVTGHQQSDTW; translated from the exons ATGAGTCATTTGGTTATATGGAGTTTTCTTCTG gtTTGTTTTATACTTGTATTCGATTGCAAAATGTGTAAGCCATCTGAACATTCAATCCAAACCAAAGTAGGACAAAATAAGTGTGTTCCTTGTGACAAATGCCCACCTGGAATGGAATTAAGTCGCAGTTGTGGGAATAGAATACCTTACCCAGCTGATGTAAAGATTGAGTGCATAGAATGTAAAAAAGGAACATTTTCAATTGATCAATCAAGTAACAATTGTAGGCCGTGTTCTCCAACATGCTcggaaaatgaagaagaaaggGACAAGTGTTTGCCAACACAAAATAGATTTTGCAAATGTCGGCCCGGCCTTTACCGAGATGCTGCAACTAATAAATGTAGCAGAGAATGTTGTTATTGTGAACGAAGCGACATTGAGGTAGAAGATTGTGCAAATAGAGAGGATGGAAGG AGGTGTGGAAGTGATACAACAGATGGGAAATGTGCAATAAAAACTACCAGCCATTTGTTTACAAAAGCGACCAGCCATTCGTTTACAAAAGCGACAACAACAGCTGCTCcattaaaagaaaatagaaGTGAAAACAGAGACTGGATCATTGGGTGTGTTATTGTCTTGTTCCTGACTATCTTGTTAATCTATTATTTCAGAGGACATATTTGCAATGAACTAAGATGTTGTTTTG CTCCAGAATCTTCTGCTGATGGACTTGGACAAGATAATGTTGCAAGAGAAGat attccgTTAGATTCAAGAGCGCCTTCTTTGGAAGATATTCTTAATGTAACCGATGTTTCATGCGTTAACGGATGTTCCTCCTCTTTCA
- the LOC130644832 gene encoding uncharacterized protein LOC130644832 isoform X2, with product MSHLVIWSFLLVCFILVFDCKMCKPSEHSIQTKVGQNKCVPCDKCPPGMELSRSCGNRIPYPADVKIECIECKKGTFSIDQSSNNCRPCSPTCSENEEERDKCLPTQNRFCKCRPGLYRDAATNKCSRECCYCERSDIEVEDCANREDGRRCGSDTTDGKCAIKTTSHLFTKATSHSFTKATTTAAPLKENRSENRDWIIGCVIVLFLTILLIYYFRGHICNELRCCFAPESSADGLGQDNVAREDNSRAPSLEDILNVTDVSCVNGCSSSFTHERDSLLTGVTGHQQSDTW from the exons ATGAGTCATTTGGTTATATGGAGTTTTCTTCTG gtTTGTTTTATACTTGTATTCGATTGCAAAATGTGTAAGCCATCTGAACATTCAATCCAAACCAAAGTAGGACAAAATAAGTGTGTTCCTTGTGACAAATGCCCACCTGGAATGGAATTAAGTCGCAGTTGTGGGAATAGAATACCTTACCCAGCTGATGTAAAGATTGAGTGCATAGAATGTAAAAAAGGAACATTTTCAATTGATCAATCAAGTAACAATTGTAGGCCGTGTTCTCCAACATGCTcggaaaatgaagaagaaaggGACAAGTGTTTGCCAACACAAAATAGATTTTGCAAATGTCGGCCCGGCCTTTACCGAGATGCTGCAACTAATAAATGTAGCAGAGAATGTTGTTATTGTGAACGAAGCGACATTGAGGTAGAAGATTGTGCAAATAGAGAGGATGGAAGG AGGTGTGGAAGTGATACAACAGATGGGAAATGTGCAATAAAAACTACCAGCCATTTGTTTACAAAAGCGACCAGCCATTCGTTTACAAAAGCGACAACAACAGCTGCTCcattaaaagaaaatagaaGTGAAAACAGAGACTGGATCATTGGGTGTGTTATTGTCTTGTTCCTGACTATCTTGTTAATCTATTATTTCAGAGGACATATTTGCAATGAACTAAGATGTTGTTTTG CTCCAGAATCTTCTGCTGATGGACTTGGACAAGATAATGTTGCAAGAGAAGata ATTCAAGAGCGCCTTCTTTGGAAGATATTCTTAATGTAACCGATGTTTCATGCGTTAACGGATGTTCCTCCTCTTTCA